The sequence below is a genomic window from Nicotiana tomentosiformis chromosome 6, ASM39032v3, whole genome shotgun sequence.
attatgaattatttcactaaaaattTGTAATTGCACCCCTTAGTTCAATTTTAAAATTCTTCCATAaaaccttatttaactccccatgttaagattcagatactaatcaatcaaattaaattactgacaatttaatttattgattacttcctttagactttcgcttaacttatttcatgtgtcggatacaaaatgCACCGgccgggtttacacatgaaaacttataagctttcataaaggagtATCATCAATCTTAAAAGCCGAGacatggattctatcaactaattattatttcgccaatgtatatcattattgtccaatttaccaggcttattgacccacgaaagaatctcgccttttaataaatcaaaataataaatgacacacaactaataataattatatcaagattaagagtataatgtACATTGAATGGACTagagaaattattttattaagtcagtataaaatacttatctctacttgatccattcaatacatacaaaatgtactagcgcaagaagtcggaattaaaccattttcataatcaagataaattatatttaatcttgtgctacaaccattccgatggtttgtccaattccatcattagattgtgaacataaACTTTGTGACTTATAAGAATTGATGATTTAATCtttcgtgtataagctaaactctatactcTAAATCATCTATTATATAAGCAAAGGACACACAGACAAATgcatgatctatttaaaataaactttattgaattgaataaataaataaacaattgtTCTATAAGAAATACTATAACAATACGCATGATTTATAGTATGTCCTAACAAAACTCACATTGGACTTATGGATATGTTTTACAAATTGAATCAAATTCAAGAAACAAGCTTTACGCCTTTACCTTAAAAGGAAGCAAAAAGAAGAATGATATTCAGAGATGTGAAGTTTAGAATACAGATGCCTATTATATAACAAGCACTTCATATACATTACTTATGGAGGGCACACACAAAAATAAAAAACTTTACTCACATTGGGTGTTTACATAAATGACATTTGTCTTTCATATACACTCAATAATCACGGTTAATTAATGTATATAATCACCTCAATCTATCACTTAACCAGGATAAACTAATGTAGTTACACCGGGTATGAGTAAGTTTTTTCATCCTATGTAGCCTTCTTCTTTATGACAAGCCAAACTATACAAACTCCACATAACTGTTTGCCAAAGAATTAAAATGACAAAACTTGCACTCATGTCAAAAGAACCACTCCAGCCACCTACTACCACTCAATTGTCCCCAGCAAAAAGAAACTAAGAAATGGATTTATATGGTTTTTACAAACCAGCTGCTCTCCCTAATCTTTCTCTTAAAATCTGTACTCCCATGTACCTGCATCAAATGCATCATCAAAGAAATCAATTAGTATAATTGACTAGCCAAACCTCTTCAGGAAACTTGTAATTAAGGTATGATTTTACCTGCCCATCATCATAAGTGTGGCTTGAGGATTGGTGCCTGGTGACTCAGTGAATGTCGAACCATCAATGACACGGAGCTTGTGGACATTAATAACCCTGTAATCAGATGTTACCACCTTGCCGACATGGCAACCCCCGTGATAATGCCATATTGTGATCACAGTGTCTTTGCAGAACTGTTCAAGTGACTCTGTATCATTAGTGTTTTTCGGTATAAGATTAATATTAGCTTGGACACTCATGTTGAGCAACTTGTCCAATGTCTCCTTGTCGCATTGTGTGTAGTTGGTGAAATGTTTTGACTTCACAAGCTTCTCCATAATGCGTATGCCATTTACACATCGCTTTAGATCGCGTGGATGGCTGAAGTAATTGAAGGTGACGGAAGGAATGTCATCAATGTTGGTACTCTTTAGGCTAATCTTCCCTGTTGACAACGGTGTAGCTATCTTTCCTAATATGAAACCTCCCCTGAATGCTTCTTGTGGAACatttttcttgtttcttttgtACACTTCAATCGCTTCCTGAGTTCTTTGCTTTGGACGAACGGTGGACAGTTGCCCTATCTGGTTATTCCAAAACATGCAACGTATGTCAGAAAAAGGATTGAAGGCCCTAGCACCTTCTATTATGAAGTCGCGAGGAGTTTAAGGGTATATGCTATGTCTCATAAGCGATGCTCTGGCTCCGGCCACTAAAACTTGTCAGCTTGTTTTAGTACGTAAACTAATGAGGATGTTTCTGACAAGACAAGAACTGCTACTTAAAAAACTCAACCCTATTTTGCAGGTACTGATCAGGTGTTCCTTAACCAGCCACATATATAAGAGCAAGATAAAAGTGACCTCTAATTTTACTTGAAAAAAGTTGGAAAGTTTTATGACTAACCTCAGCTGAAACGACACCATGATTGCAATGAATGCTGTCTTCGGTTTGTCCATATCCACTACTAGCTTCGATATAGACCCCCATCTTAGTAATTCCAACCGTCTGGATCAACGACTGCTCAACAGGCCTATTTGTGGGAACAAATATGGTGTTTAAGGGGTTGTCTGACATGCCTTTACCTACGAATTTATTGTCAAGTACCACCGGGATGTTCAATTTTTCCAATTCTTTCTTTGGTCCTATTCCACTGAGCATCAGAATTTGAGGGCTTCCAATTGCACCAGATGACACTATAATTTCACTTCCTCTTCTCTTTGAAAGAAATGCCTTGTGGGTGTTCCCATTTTCATCTTTGAAGATGACTCCTACTGCTCTTGGCTTCTTTCCTACACAATTTTATTATCATCATCTCATTGAAGACTGATTTTTACTAGTACTAGTTTACTATATCTTGGACTAAATATATTAGATTAATTTGACATGTAATACCTGATGTGTCAAACTCAATCTTTTGAACTGTTGCATGGACCAAAACATGAAGCTTCTCAGGGTTAGCTGAGGTGAGTAATTCGGCTGCAGATTTACGACGACCAAATCTGTCGAAAATTGTACCTCCAAATTTGGTTCCATATACGTGATCATAAGTGAATCCATTAAAAGGTGAGATACCAACTTCTAAAAGACCGTCCCTTACAGCTCTTTGCCATGGTGCCAAGTTTGGTTTATGAACAATTTGCTTCTCAATCCAGGGGTATGATTCATTCACCAGTTTAGAATCCCACCCTGCTTTCTTGATATAACTACAAGTTCAAAGGATCATAGCATGATTAATACATCAATCTGCCATCAATTTTTCAACACTGATTGTGTGCCTAGTGCACTCACTAGCCACCCCAACCTCCACCAAGAAAAAGAGAAAtaaggaaaattaaaaaaaaaaaagttctcaAAAGCTGGAATTTTCTAGTCAAACATAGGCCACGGCCACGCCAGCCATATTCCTGTAAAGATTTATCTTATATTATATTAACTGACAGTGTAATtgaaaatatttacacaataatAAATAGAACTTAACCTGCAGTAGAATGTTACTGTCAGATTTTTCAGGTTACTACTTCCTCAGATTATCGATAGTTACTCTTAAAATACCTCTAAGGTGATCTAATAgcgtaaaagaaaaaagaaagtttACGTTGTTAGTGTAAAGAGGTTAAActcttaaaataaaaaattacaaagTTTACATGCATGTTAGGAGAAGAAAAGTCATTAGTTGCTTATGTACCTACATTTCTgtttcatatttttatttcaacaaCCATTATGCTAAATAGGACAATGATACTCCCTCTGTacacttttacttggcacgttttgactttttTACTTCCcttaaagaaataataaatgaagtgcgtaatttaccatgatacccatattaattgatgcatattttattggatttgagaaaatgatttgaaatgagtagtaaatattgtgggtataacatgaaaaaaaaattatttcttgcGTAAAATGACTATTTTTAGTATACacgccaagtaaaagtgaacggggAGTATAAACTTTAAGCACAATGGCAACTATCCTAAAGAGGAAAATTAAATTGTTGGCCTTAAATAGTAGTAAATACAATAAATGAGGATAGAAGTAGGCAGTGGGCTGGATTTGTGGGTATCTATGGCTTTACAACCAACCACATGTCTGGTTAGTCATTAAATTATATTGTGCATTTCCTACCAAATCTTTATTTCAAGCTAAGCAAAAAGCACTTATGGATACAGATATTGCATGCACAGCTATTTTAAGATAAGAATTCATTTAATTCTCCAGCTTCATGTTCAGGAAACAATGAAATCACAAACATTTTCCAAATACTCCCTTTGATCTAAAATAAGTGTCGTTTAAGGTCTTGACAAATTcaatttaaaaattaatagtaTTAAAATACGAGTTATTTGACTAAATTACACTTTATATGTCCAACAACACTCATTTTGGACCAAACTGGTTtgtcaaaaatgagaaaaacaacATTCATTTACTGAAGATAGTAACATATATCAAGATCAATAATGAGGTGATCTAACCATATGAGCATCCCCACAAAATTGTAGTCCCTCTCGGCAACTAATCAACTCTGAAAATAACAGAATCCTATTGATTTAGAAAGGTGGTGTACGTAGCTAGACTGCCAAATTAAAAGACATAAACAGTCACATTCAATGGCTTCACTAATTGAATTCTAAAGTATTTTGGTGATTGTAATGTCTACTTATAGATACTCTTTTACTTACAGTGATGATGATAATTATGCATTAATTTTGAATCACCTGCCTTTTTCATTTATCGAAAGTTGAATCAACCAATAATAAGAGCGAGAGAAAATACCTCTCCCAACAATATATACAGTATAATCTCATAAGTGGGTCCGAAGAGGGTAGTGCTTAGTACGTACACAGACTTTATTCCTACCTTGCGAAGAAAGAGATGTTATTTTCGATAGAGAATACATCTTCCATTTTAGGAATTTGAAAACCATGTGAGGTCTCCCCAATGATTTAATTGCATAAAGCCAGGTCAATTTACTATGACTTGAAAAAAATCTAACACCATTGAAAGCTATGAGTTGGTTTTACTTTtctggttgggagatcattattAATTCATTGACCAACCTTCAGTTTGGCTTTTCTTAATTTATTAAAACCTAATAGAATCTTCACCATACAATAATATAACTCAaggataaaatttatatatattaataatGTAAAGGACTTTTTACGTAATTGGACTTCTTgtcccaaaaaataaaaagaataatatatttctatatttcaaaataatttacctttaaattttctattttatctttaatgagaTGATTTAAAATCATGTAAATTACTAAGGCTAGTTTTAGGTAAAGTACATGGAAGTTAAATTCAAACTCAAAGCTGAGAGAATAGAACGTTAAAAAAAGGATAGTATGGTATACAAAGATATCCCGTATTCACGTGGGGTTCGGGAAGGACCGCGCAACAGAACGTTAGCAACAAGAAATGCATATATGAAGGGCGCAAGCAGATCAGATGAGGTTAATTTACAAACCTTGAGCTAGCGCGACTGTAGAAACCAGCattgatgcaactgcctccgccCAAGATTTTAGCTCTTGCATTAAAGACTCCATCAGTTGAGACGAAAATTTGGGAAGCAGAAGATGGTGAAGTGTCAGCCAAAGAGATATGAAAGTTTTGCATGAATGACACATTTGCATTTGCAAATGGAACTCCTCCTCTTTCCAGTAATAGCACACTGAATTTCTgtgacaaagttgctgccaaagGACAACCAGCTGTGCCTCCTCCCACTATTATATAGTCATAATTTGCCTTTTTGCTCCCAACATTTGACGAAGACGAAGACGAAGATGATGAGAATGAGCTTGCAGCTTTTATGAATGGATATTGATCTTTCCATGATTCCCATTTGCTTGCTGTTAGGAATTTTACGCTATCAGTATATTTTAACATGCTATATCAATAACTTGCATATCGTATTTTCTCATGTTACTAATCTCACTTTTTCTATATGATCAGCTATGTAAAATTATCTTTTAGATGACCTTAATTAATCACCTAAAAATTATTTCAGATGATCTGATAGTATAAAAATTACTTtatacagcaacaacaacaatccagtataattccactagtggggtctgggagggtagtttgtacgcagaccttacccctaccctaggatagagagactgtttccgatagacccccggctccctccctccaaaaattccccaccttgctctttgagtgactcgaactcacaactggAGGGTGCTCACCAATAGAGCAACCCAATCTTGTCCATAAAAATTACTTTATACTATTAGTTAATTAGCTGTGAAAATCTAATCCAGTTCTAATTATTAGCTACCTactctttctcttttttcttttttcttttttctttttttgccttcttcttatttttatttttattttctggaTTCTAGCGTCTGACTGCAAGTAGGACTGATCATTCTGATAAAAAGGTGCTTGCAGTAAATGTATATGCTCAAGAAACAAGAAAACGAAGTTATTAAGAGGAAAAGGAAATGTTTAGGAAAAAACACGTACATATTTAGCCCATCAAAAAACAAGGAATAGAAGTTGAGAACAAAATTCTAGCACTTAGTTCCACTTCATTTCTTTCTGTTATCACCTAGCTTCCAAGAAAATGTTTCTTTGAAAGAAATTAAGACAAGTGAAAAGGGAAAGTATATGCAGAAGTAGTGAAAGCAAAAGTACCTTGAGTGAGAGGGAGAGAGTTAAAGTTGAGCCACAGAAGTATTAAAGGGAGAAGGAGCTTCAGAATTACAGGACCAACCACAGCCATTGAGCAATAGAAATAAACTCAAGAgggaaaaaaaattaagaaactcCCAGCAGGAGAACTGAAGCAGTTCTTCCACCTCAAACTACTACTAGCACTCGTTGATGTGGCTTTCTTTGGTTGGCATTGTTATGTGTGCAACTATagcatactatatatatatatatatatacatacttgCACTTGATTCGCTTAAAGCTTCTAGAATTCCGCAACTACACATTAATAAGTGAAAATACTacgggctagtcagttttcgAATTGTTAATTGAAAAACATTcagtgtttgcaaagtcattgaaaaatagttactattttgctgcaatacggaaaatttcagtataatatactggagattggtgagcttgtgtatgaacttccggcatattatgctggaactccagcacacaaaAAGTTTCAACATAATATACCGGAGATTGAAGCACCtttgtatgaacttccaacatattatgctggaactccagtatattatgctggaagttcacatgtaaagaATTTGAACTCccgtatattatgctggaatattttacGGATTTTGAACAATGTTTTCTTTCTGATTTATTTTTACCTGAAAAGTGGCTAAAtatcgattacttttgaaacagtggctatttttcaattaccacttgtaaatctagttatttttaaatttcaatcCATTAATAAGTGCGAGCACCTaagttttgactatatttgaatttttatcaccttttactatgtaaatatttttaaaattttaatatatagtttttagctttgttacactttttTATATAGATAtaggataaaaatttaaaataatttaaaaggtcaactattactattaatattatttttatttttatctttattttaaaataaaataagttaaaaaaccgaaaaaaaatatttttttaatttcggatgggaataaaaaatagaaaaagtagaagtatggaattaaaaagtaaaagtaaaagtaggtggaaattattttttttaaaaagtaaaagaatgtgaagatttaaaaaataaaaagtaaaagaaagctggaattaaaaaataaaggtAAAGgtaggtaattttttttttaaaaagtaaaagaaagtagaaattaaaaaaagaaaagtaaaataagtggaaattaaaaaaataaaagtaaaataagtggaaattaaaaaaaaaaaaagtaaaataagtgaaaattaaaaaaagaaaagtaaaataagtgaaaaataaaaaaataaaagtaaaaaaagtgggaaattaaaaaaataaaagtaaaggaaagtgggaattttttttttaaaaaaaagaagaaaaatgggaagtgagaatttttaattaaaaaaaaaaaattaaaaaaaaataagtctgaaaaaatttcgaattttgttttctataaatagaagagaaaatgtTTTAAAAAGGGAGAGAGAGAGGGAGGagagaattgaaaaaaaaaaaatcttcttttgcgctaagagaatttctactcgtttcattctttattcctctttctttcgaaaaatttAGCAATTCATCACCGtgtttaaaatccaaaaatgcctCAAATTTAAGCCTAAAATCACCTTGTGAAGCTTCATTGGTACTCATCTCTCTCACGCCAAAAACCAGTAGCCTCACGAGATACAATCGAGTTTCGGTCTGGGCTCGAATATTAGAAGGTTCGTCGCTCGATTTTCTTCTCATTTGCTGATTTGCCGAAAACATTTATCGAATTGTTTTTGCATTAATCAAGTTCGCAAGGAAATTTTTGCTTAAAGGTTCATTACTTATCCTCcctttgttaattattttattattttgtgtgatatttttatagaggttcatgtgataattctttgtgttgttttatttatacacattatcatgttgtattttttttttttttttacatgttTCAAGTTATTTGTCAACAGATTATTTGAATAGGATTTCATCTTAATGAGATTtgctatttagaattaagaatgaagatcttGCCATATTAATGGGCCATTTGTTGGAGTTCAAGTAAGTGAACAAAAAATGAGTTACGACatttaataggaaagaaagaatTATACATGGGTTGGATTGAGTATAAATCTGCCATGCCCAATAATTTTTGTCACTAGATTAATAATTAGTCCATTCTTCCATAATAgataaatattttctaatttcaaAGATAGAGTAGTAAGTTGTAAATATTTCTAAATGTGGATAACTTGTCAATACTTTAAATAGCTAAAATATTTtccgacttccaaataatttcatatccataaactcttggtcttacaataatttcaaattagtttagggaaataatacaagtgcgcgttcacgtgacttgaccaatcaacttcgaataataataagagtgttattaattgtgtacacgtacgcgtgacatgattcttgacgccAAACAAAAATGAGTACACATACACGTGActtctttcaagataattttcataaatctaatcaagcaataaatgcggacataggtaaaacatgagaacaattaaaatacaggttatccaaaaataatataagccaaatgcaGTCAATAAAgctaccgtgctagaaccacgggactcgaaaaatgccttacaccttctccccgatcaaCAAAATTACTTACCCGGACTtcattttcgcagaccaataataataaagtcaaaccttcctttgactagggattcaaataaaaggcgacttggaacacccaaaaaattaattccaaatggcgactctgtaaaacaaaataatccctactcaaatttgtcactttaattgaaaaaattctttaacccacaacaaccCATAAcacacatatatcttttgggagtacaaaaggggtgtgacagctctagcgactctactggggacttcaagaattcgagcttgtacattgactttatttggctttattaatttttgtatatactaTGATTTTATTTGGGgctaatgtgttacttgtccgctttttaccgctttgatattgttgaactgtacatataaattatcTTCTCACGCATCTCATATGAGTCTTCTGAATATAACCTCGGGAATCGCAGATACGCGCCCCATTCTTTATTGAGATAAAGCCGGTGGGCCTGGGCTCCCGTTGAAGGATTATTAGTCACCCATGTTTAAGACCGAGGAGGGTCCAGTATTTAAGCCAGAGAAGTATTTCTCCCGGTACGCTACCCCTTCCcaactcgagttgtccgctcgttTTATGGCCAGTCTAGATATACCTCATCTCCTAAGATTTttaaaacttagaagaacaagccacatgcCTGATTTTCCCTAGTAGGATCTTTtgttgcatcatgtgcatttgacttagcgaaaGTCGACATAGGGGCCGAGTCTGTATAAGACAGGTATCCTTTTTAAGGCCATCATGTTCACTTATATGTTACTTGCTGCATCATTTGGAAGGCTTGCTTGCATTTGTTGACCGATTTTAGAAAATTAGTTGAGCagaattggaaaaaaaaattattccccTAGTTTtgtacaaataatttatttttactaaataaaaAAAAGGACTAATCCGGCATGAGgtgtcaaaataataataaataaataaaaaatggtCAAGTCTTGGTTCGAACTACGCATGTCCGATTCTCACAATTCCAGTGGGGTACGTAGGCAACTTTCATCGGGTTCAGCCGCCATTTTTGCAAGAGTTTTCGAAATCGGTGTgtccataattttttttttttgtctttttcattATTTGTCTTTGCATCCAGTCATGTTTTTTAATTCAACCTTTAAACCTTCCTCGGAAGTGTTGAAAGGCTATTTTCGTAAAAATAGTCATTTTGTTTTTGTCGTGTTGTCCCTTGTTTTCGGCTATTTTTGCCAAGTCAACCTTATAGTTTTTTTTTTGAAGTACCAAATGGGTGtttttcataaaaaaataaatttttatttatttttacccGCTTATCCATGTGTCCGGATATTTTTTTCGAGACAACCTTTGTACTTTCTTTCGAGGTACTGAAGAGTCGTTTTCATAAAAATAACTATCTTGTCCCCTCCGTCACCTTTTATTATTCCGTCCTTTGTCCGGCCGTTTTTGTCATGTGTTGTTTTCTCGGCGATATCTGTGAGTAATCCCTCTAGAGTCTAGCCTTCCTCCCATAAGAAGTTTGTTTGTTGTTTTATTCAAAAGTTTGCTTTGTGTCATTTCTTTGAGTTTAGATTAGGACTTGAcatcatatttttatttatcagGTTCGATATGGATTCAGTTAGTGGGATACCTGAGAAGAGGCCGAAAGATTAAGAGCACTCGCCATTTAAGATTATCGACAAAGTGCCTAGTTTATTGAAACGATGGTGGAACAACATGGATGGGTTTGAGTAAGGAAAGATCAAGGATTATTTGAAAAACGTGGTAAACATTATGGAGATTAAGCCCAAACGAGAACTCATAGAGGCTTTGATTTATTTCTGGGACCCGAAGAATAGTGTGTTTCGTCTCAATGGGTTTGAAATGACTCCTACCTTGGAGGAATTCACCGAATATACAGATCTGGGGCATAAGAGTCGAACAAAGAGACTTTTGGCTCCCAGGGATGTCACTGCTACCAAGTTCCTTGAGCAGATATGGATCAGTCACACCGAGATAGCACATGTGGCGCAATGGCAGGTCCGCCTAGATTTCTTGCATAACAGGCATGGACATGAAGGGGGGTTCTCATACTATGGGACGAAGCTAGTTAACAAATAGAACCAACACACATGGCGAGACCATGGACTAAAAGCATTCATTGTAGCTTTCTTGGGGTGCATGGTCAACATTCAGTTATCTGGAATAGTCACAACCATGGTGAAAAGAAATGATTCCTCCATTCTTCCTATGGTGTTAGCAGATATCTTTCGTGCCTTAACCAGGTGCTGGGAAGGAAAAGGTTTCTTTGAAGGTTGCATCCTCCTACTCCAGATGTGGTTCATGGATCATCTTTTCCGTCGTCCTTATCAGGTAGACCACCGTACTTGTTAGGGTAATCATGTTCACCAGTATAATGCTAGATTGAAGAGTGAGTTGGAGATTCGCAATTTTCCAGAAAGTGTCCAAGATTAGAGGGAGTATCTTCACTCCTTAA
It includes:
- the LOC104114893 gene encoding protein HOTHEAD-like; its protein translation is MAVVGPVILKLLLPLILLWLNFNSLPLTQASKWESWKDQYPFIKAASSFSSSSSSSSSNVGSKKANYDYIIVGGGTAGCPLAATLSQKFSVLLLERGGVPFANANVSFMQNFHISLADTSPSSASQIFVSTDGVFNARAKILGGGSCINAGFYSRASSSYIKKAGWDSKLVNESYPWIEKQIVHKPNLAPWQRAVRDGLLEVGISPFNGFTYDHVYGTKFGGTIFDRFGRRKSAAELLTSANPEKLHVLVHATVQKIEFDTSGKKPRAVGVIFKDENGNTHKAFLSKRRGSEIIVSSGAIGSPQILMLSGIGPKKELEKLNIPVVLDNKFVGKGMSDNPLNTIFVPTNRPVEQSLIQTVGITKMGVYIEASSGYGQTEDSIHCNHGVVSAEIGQLSTVRPKQRTQEAIEVYKRNKKNVPQEAFRGGFILGKIATPLSTGKISLKSTNIDDIPSVTFNYFSHPRDLKRCVNGIRIMEKLVKSKHFTNYTQCDKETLDKLLNMSVQANINLIPKNTNDTESLEQFCKDTVITIWHYHGGCHVGKVVTSDYRVINVHKLRVIDGSTFTESPGTNPQATLMMMGRYMGVQILRERLGRAAGL